In Zingiber officinale cultivar Zhangliang chromosome 1A, Zo_v1.1, whole genome shotgun sequence, a genomic segment contains:
- the LOC122038258 gene encoding uncharacterized protein LOC122038258: MVVKTMMRLSSPSPENLRMRKKFKVSVRVDAVDGLPSAPPGAGAAAAVEIEWRRRPSPKVVGALSFLAGRKKTERGVTSKRIADEGLNVAAARWGDGDQENRFEKVFRFRDSDLVAAGPLDGLDSCRAWDVSFTVLYGNIDNGVEVKELERIGTATVNLVEWARECLSQKTGGRAEEKELMKQLPISLVTDSLSSYGMLYVTVSFTEVSTGNVKPSSSANAENTKIEQMDRQIERSNSGSSDRGNTEDDGILADNTNRSHTASSSGISSPEPESTSKRWFSWRKKSKSSFSYGDLEGESKRTSLSQELFFSDNINKGSSGGSSQDDIDPVGRWTSEEFVSRDKQAKLKVQTFFASIDQRDPTAGGESACTAIVAVIADALHRNDLNTPTRSEFDAFIRQGSLEWQKLCNNKSYIERFPDKHFDLETILEAKTRPISILHDKSFSLGSFNRRTSNHCMA; the protein is encoded by the exons ATGGTGGTGAAGACGATGATGAGATTATCCTCGCCGTCGCCGGAGAATTTGCGTATGCGGAAGAAGTTCAAGGTCTCCGTGAGGGTGGATGCCGTCGATGGCCTTCCCTCAGCTCCGCCGGGGGCAGGCGCGGCGGCGGCTGTCGAGATCGAGTGGCGCCGGCGGCCGTCGCCCAAGGTTGTCGGTGCGCTGTCCTTCCTCGCGGGAAGAAAGAAGACGGAGCGAGGGGTCACGTCGAAGAGGATCGCGGACGAGGGCTTGAACGTCGCCGCCGCTCGTTGGGGCGACGGCGACCAGGAGAACCGGTTCGAGAAGGTGTTCCGATTTCGCGACTCCGATCTGGTCGCCGCCGGTCCGCTCGACGGACTCGATTCTTGCAGAGCGTGGGACGTCTCCTTTACTGTCCTATAC GGAAATATTGATAATGGAGTGGAGGTGAAGGAACTTGAAAGAATCGGGACAGCAACGGTAAACCTAGTTGAATGGGCTAGGGAATGCCTGTCCCAGAAAACAGGAGGAAGGGCAGAAGAGAAGGAACTCATGAAGCAATTACCCATCTCCTTAGTGACGGACAGCTTGTCAAGTTATGGAATGCTCTAT GTTACTGTCAGTTTCACGGAGGTGAGTACTGGCAACGTAAAACCGAGTTCATCAGCCAATGCAGAAAACACAAAAATAGAGCAAATGGACCGACAAATTGAGAGATCCAATTCAGGAAGCTCTGACAGAGGAAATACAGAAGATGATGGCATATTGGCAGATAATACTAATCGAAGTCACACTGCTAGCAGCAGTGGAATATCAAGCCCAGAGCCAGAATCGACTTCAAAGAGATGGTTCAGCTGGCGTAAGAAGAGCAAAAGTAGTTTTTCATATGGGGATCTTGAGGGAGAAAGCAAAAGGACTTCCTTGTCTCAGGAACTCTTTTTTTCTGATAACATCAAT AAAGGATCATCGGGGGGATCTAGTCAAGATGATATTGATCCCGTTGGTAGATGGACAAGTGAAGAATTTGTGAGTAGGGACAAACAAGCAAAACTCAAAGTTCAAACATTCTTTGCTTCCATCGATCAGCGAGATCCAACTGCTGGAGGAGAGAGTGCATGCACAGCAATCGTCGCAGTGATTGCTGATGCCCTCCACAGAAACGATCTGAATACTCCGACTAGATCAGAATTTGATGCATTTATCAGACAAGGCTCATTGGAGTGGCAAAAGTTGTGCAATAACAAGTCATACATCGAGCGGTTTCCAGACAAGCACTTTGATCTCGAGACGATATTGGAAGCGAAAACCAGGCCAATATCCATTTTACATGACAAATCTTTTTCATTGGGTTCTTTCAACCGGAGAACTTCAAATCATTGCATGGCTTAA